From a region of the Nitrospira sp. SG-bin1 genome:
- a CDS encoding adenylyltransferase — MDLSESEIQRYSRHIILQDVGGKGQLKLKRAKVLLIGAGGLGSPAGLYLAAAGIGTIGLVDGDVVDLSNLQRQIMHSTATLGQPKVESGQKTLSAINPEITINAYHQLVDAENILPLVSQYDIVLDGSDNFTTRFLVNDACFFAKKTLISASMFRFEGQLTAIKPHQGYPCYRCLYPEPPPAGLVPNCQEAGVLGVLAGTMGILQASEAIKEILGIGETIADKLLIYDALEMKFRKVSRPKDPACPLCGPNPKIKDLSLDYTVTCTI; from the coding sequence ATGGATTTGTCCGAATCGGAAATTCAACGTTACAGCCGCCACATCATTCTTCAGGATGTGGGCGGCAAAGGCCAACTCAAGCTCAAACGGGCCAAAGTCCTGCTCATCGGTGCGGGTGGGTTGGGCTCTCCAGCCGGTCTGTATCTCGCCGCCGCCGGCATCGGGACGATCGGCTTGGTCGACGGGGATGTCGTGGATCTCTCGAACCTCCAACGACAGATCATGCACTCGACTGCGACGCTCGGCCAGCCAAAGGTTGAATCCGGCCAAAAAACACTGTCGGCGATCAATCCTGAAATTACGATCAATGCCTATCATCAGTTGGTCGATGCCGAGAACATCCTCCCGCTCGTCTCACAATACGATATCGTGCTGGACGGATCGGATAACTTCACCACGCGGTTCTTGGTGAACGACGCCTGTTTCTTCGCCAAGAAAACATTGATCTCCGCCAGCATGTTCCGGTTCGAGGGGCAGTTGACGGCGATCAAGCCCCACCAAGGCTATCCCTGTTACCGATGCCTTTATCCCGAACCTCCGCCGGCCGGTCTGGTCCCGAATTGCCAGGAAGCCGGTGTGCTGGGCGTCCTTGCGGGCACGATGGGCATTCTACAGGCATCGGAAGCGATCAAAGAGATCCTCGGCATCGGAGAAACGATCGCGGATAAACTCTTGATCTACGATGCGCTGGAGATGAAATTCCGCAAAGTCAGTCGTCCTAAAGATCCGGCCTGTCCTCTGTGCGGCCCGAATCCCAAGATTAAGGATCTCAGTCTGGACTACACCGTTACCTGCACGATCTAA
- a CDS encoding molybdopterin synthase sulfur carrier subunit, whose product MIKVRIPTPLRPLTKGLGEVETKAGSVVEMIEALNSAHPGMKDRLCDESGELRRFVNIYVNEEDIRFLKGKDTSLKDGDEVSIVPAIAGG is encoded by the coding sequence ATGATTAAAGTTCGCATTCCGACTCCGCTTCGTCCCTTGACCAAAGGCCTGGGCGAGGTCGAGACCAAAGCCGGCAGCGTCGTGGAGATGATCGAAGCGTTGAACAGCGCTCATCCCGGCATGAAGGATCGTCTCTGCGATGAAAGCGGAGAGCTCCGTCGCTTCGTGAACATATACGTCAACGAAGAAGACATCCGTTTTCTCAAGGGGAAAGACACGTCTCTCAAGGACGGCGATGAGGTTTCCATCGTCCCGGCGATCGCGGGAGGGTAA
- a CDS encoding cysteine synthase A yields the protein MPHKDITELIGKTPLVRLNRLSKPGSATIYGKVEFFNPGGSVKDRICLNMINEAERQGKLKPGGTIVEPTSGNTGIGLALVAAVRGYKLILVMPESMSMERASLLSSYGAQLVLTPAWEGMKGSIKEAESILAQNPSYFMPDQFSNPANPAMHKMTTALEIWDALEGKIDAFVAAVGTGGTITGCGEVFKERNPQVNVIAVEPATSPVLSGGDPGPHKIQGIGAGFIPKVLNRKILDRVITVTDDEAYQTAKQLSKKEGLLVGISAGANVFAAQKIADELGPGKNVVTILCDTGERYISIEKYFNI from the coding sequence ATGCCGCACAAAGATATCACCGAACTGATCGGCAAGACCCCGCTTGTCCGCTTGAACCGTCTGTCGAAACCTGGTTCGGCGACGATTTACGGAAAAGTCGAGTTTTTCAACCCCGGCGGCAGCGTCAAGGATCGAATCTGCCTCAACATGATCAACGAGGCGGAACGCCAAGGCAAGCTCAAGCCGGGCGGGACCATCGTTGAGCCGACCAGCGGAAACACAGGTATCGGGCTGGCGTTGGTCGCGGCAGTGCGCGGATACAAACTGATCCTCGTGATGCCGGAAAGCATGAGCATGGAACGGGCGAGCTTGCTGTCGTCGTATGGAGCGCAGCTGGTGCTGACACCAGCCTGGGAGGGCATGAAAGGATCCATTAAGGAAGCGGAAAGTATCCTGGCCCAGAACCCGTCGTACTTTATGCCCGATCAATTCTCGAACCCGGCCAACCCTGCGATGCATAAGATGACGACGGCATTGGAAATTTGGGACGCGCTCGAAGGAAAAATCGATGCCTTTGTGGCCGCCGTCGGAACCGGCGGGACCATCACGGGATGCGGTGAAGTCTTCAAGGAACGGAATCCCCAGGTCAACGTGATCGCGGTCGAGCCGGCGACCTCCCCGGTCTTGTCCGGCGGCGATCCGGGCCCGCATAAGATTCAGGGAATCGGCGCGGGTTTCATTCCCAAGGTTCTCAATCGTAAGATTCTCGACCGCGTCATCACCGTAACGGATGACGAGGCCTATCAGACCGCGAAACAGCTTTCGAAAAAAGAAGGCCTGCTGGTGGGCATTTCCGCCGGCGCCAATGTATTCGCCGCCCAAAAGATCGCCGACGAGTTGGGACCCGGCAAGAACGTCGTCACGATCCTGTGCGACACGGGCGAGCGCTACATCAGTATCGAGAAATATTTCAATATCTGA
- a CDS encoding thiamine biosynthesis protein ThiS yields the protein MQVKINGKPEEIQNGTVLDLLKTKNIEPQMVAVEINDKVLDRDHLATTHLNEGDHVEFLFYMGGGR from the coding sequence GTGCAGGTCAAGATCAATGGAAAGCCCGAAGAGATCCAAAACGGAACCGTGCTCGATTTGCTAAAGACCAAGAACATCGAACCGCAGATGGTCGCCGTCGAGATCAACGACAAGGTGTTGGATCGTGACCATCTTGCCACGACCCACCTCAATGAAGGAGACCACGTGGAGTTCCTCTTTTACATGGGAGGGGGTCGGTGA
- a CDS encoding threonine synthase (catalyzes the formation of L-threonine from O-phospho-L-homoserine), which yields MSKMKALVCRECGKEYATKAIHVCEMCFGPLEVKYNYDEIKQTISRKKIADGPHSMWRYLDLLPVEGTNFVGPHAGFTPLVRAKNLGAYLGLDELYIKNDTVNHPTLSFKDRVVAVALTRARELGFETVACASTGNLANSVSAHAASANLHCYVFIPGDLEAAKVLGNLIYKPHVVEVEGNYDDVNRLCSEIAGEHGWAFVNINIRPYYAEGSKTLAFETVEQLGWKTPDQVVIPMASGSLLTKIWKGLHEMKYVGLIDEVRTKINGAQAEGCSPISTAFKAGRDFFKPVKPKTIAKSLAIGNPADGYYALKATGESHGSMDMVTDEEVVEGIQLLAQTEGIFAETAGGVTIGVLKKLVKQGVIKKNEVTVAYITGNGLKTQEAVIDAVGRPTRIQPSLVAFEKTFKMGKNGGGDA from the coding sequence ATGAGCAAAATGAAAGCGCTGGTGTGCCGGGAGTGCGGCAAGGAATACGCCACGAAGGCGATCCACGTCTGCGAAATGTGCTTCGGTCCACTCGAAGTGAAGTACAACTACGACGAGATCAAACAGACAATTTCGCGGAAGAAGATCGCGGATGGGCCACACAGCATGTGGCGGTACCTCGACCTGCTGCCGGTCGAAGGCACGAACTTCGTGGGACCGCATGCCGGATTCACCCCGCTCGTCAGGGCGAAAAACCTGGGTGCGTATCTTGGGCTCGACGAGCTCTACATTAAAAACGACACGGTCAACCATCCGACCCTGTCGTTCAAAGATCGCGTCGTCGCCGTGGCCCTCACGCGCGCACGAGAGCTCGGCTTCGAAACGGTCGCTTGTGCGTCCACCGGCAACTTGGCAAATTCCGTGTCGGCTCACGCCGCCTCCGCCAATCTGCATTGCTACGTCTTCATCCCTGGAGACCTGGAAGCCGCAAAAGTGCTCGGTAATCTGATCTACAAACCGCACGTCGTCGAGGTGGAAGGCAACTATGACGATGTCAATCGGCTCTGCAGCGAGATTGCCGGGGAACATGGCTGGGCGTTCGTGAATATCAACATCCGTCCCTACTATGCGGAAGGCTCCAAGACCCTTGCCTTTGAGACCGTGGAACAACTGGGGTGGAAAACACCCGATCAAGTCGTCATCCCGATGGCGTCAGGCTCCCTTTTGACCAAGATTTGGAAGGGCCTGCACGAGATGAAGTATGTGGGATTGATCGACGAAGTCCGCACGAAGATCAATGGCGCCCAGGCGGAAGGCTGCTCGCCGATCTCCACCGCATTCAAGGCGGGGCGCGACTTCTTCAAGCCCGTCAAGCCGAAGACGATCGCCAAATCGCTCGCCATCGGCAACCCGGCCGATGGGTACTACGCGCTCAAGGCGACCGGCGAGAGCCATGGTTCCATGGACATGGTGACGGACGAAGAAGTGGTGGAAGGCATCCAGCTGCTGGCCCAAACCGAAGGCATCTTCGCGGAAACAGCCGGAGGTGTCACGATCGGCGTGCTCAAAAAGCTTGTCAAACAAGGGGTCATCAAGAAAAACGAGGTGACGGTCGCCTATATCACGGGCAACGGATTGAAAACGCAGGAAGCGGTCATCGATGCCGTCGGACGGCCGACCCGTATTCAACCCAGCCTCGTCGCGTTTGAAAAAACGTTTAAAATGGGAAAGAACGGTGGTGGTGACGCATGA
- a CDS encoding adenylyltransferase has protein sequence MDFTEEQINRYSRHILLPEVGGKGQKKIAKSRILLVGAGGLGSPAALYLAAAGVGTIGLIDSDVVDLTNLQRQVLHHTPDVGRPKVLSGKEKIQALNPDVSVSMYEERLTAGNALKIFGDYDVVIDGVDNFPAKFLINDACFFAGKPLVHGGILRFDGRVTTIIPKKSACYRCVFKAPPPPGLVASCQEAGVIGVLAGIIGTIQATEALKLVLGIGRPLTDRLLDFDARKTQFREIKVRRNPKCALCGEHPTITELFDDGDPYAGCSVRPSA, from the coding sequence ATGGACTTCACCGAAGAACAGATCAACCGCTACAGCCGACATATCCTGTTGCCTGAGGTCGGCGGCAAGGGACAGAAGAAGATCGCCAAGTCCCGGATTCTTCTCGTCGGTGCCGGAGGTCTCGGCTCGCCGGCCGCGCTGTATCTGGCGGCAGCAGGTGTCGGCACGATTGGGTTGATCGACAGCGATGTCGTGGACCTGACCAATCTCCAACGCCAAGTGCTCCATCATACCCCTGACGTGGGACGCCCCAAGGTGCTGTCAGGGAAGGAAAAGATCCAGGCTTTGAACCCTGATGTCTCGGTATCGATGTATGAAGAGCGGCTCACGGCGGGCAATGCGCTCAAGATCTTCGGCGACTACGATGTGGTGATCGACGGGGTCGATAATTTCCCGGCGAAGTTCTTGATCAACGACGCCTGTTTCTTCGCCGGCAAGCCGCTGGTCCATGGCGGCATTCTGCGATTCGACGGCCGTGTCACGACCATCATTCCGAAGAAATCGGCTTGCTATCGTTGCGTGTTCAAAGCCCCTCCGCCGCCCGGTTTGGTGGCATCCTGCCAGGAGGCCGGCGTGATCGGGGTCTTGGCCGGCATTATCGGGACGATTCAGGCGACGGAAGCCTTGAAGCTGGTCCTCGGAATCGGACGGCCGCTGACGGACCGGCTGCTCGATTTCGATGCACGCAAAACCCAATTTCGAGAAATCAAAGTCCGCCGTAATCCGAAGTGTGCGCTCTGCGGCGAACATCCCACGATTACCGAACTGTTCGACGATGGGGACCCCTATGCCGGATGTTCCGTGCGTCCATCCGCATAG
- a CDS encoding FeS-binding protein, whose product MAHLRFHIRFPEDKIREPIIYQIGREYNVVTDVRRADVRETTGWADLELSGDTAEIERAVAGLRAKGCVVDPIELNVVE is encoded by the coding sequence ATGGCACACTTACGGTTCCATATTCGATTTCCCGAAGACAAGATTCGTGAACCGATTATTTATCAGATCGGGCGCGAGTATAACGTCGTGACCGATGTCAGACGAGCCGATGTCCGCGAGACGACCGGATGGGCCGACCTGGAACTCTCCGGCGATACCGCGGAAATCGAACGGGCCGTCGCGGGGCTGCGCGCCAAAGGTTGTGTTGTCGATCCGATCGAACTCAACGTGGTTGAATAA